The sequence GCAGCCCAGGGGGCCGGCGGCGGCGTGGGGGAGGCGATGAACCGGGCTCGGAGCGATGCCCATGTCCACAGACGTCCGTTCAATCAGTGGCGACTCTAGGCAGCCGGGTGGGCAGGGGCAGGGCCCGTACGATCCGGCGCACTCCCGGCGCCCCTCAGGAGCTCGCGTCCTGATCGCTGGGCGGCCCCTGGGCATCAGGCGCCAAGGCTGGATCCGTGCCGCCCACGGAGATGGCCTGGGCGTGCTCCTCTTCGGCTGCCGCCATCAGCAGCAGCCGAACGCCCAGCACCAGAAAGCCCACTGAGGCGGCGAGCTGCAGGGTGTCGGTGGGAATCACGGCGGAGAGGGAGCCACCGGCCCCGGCACCCAGCAGGCTGGCCAGCACCAGGGCGCTGGAGCTGCCGGCAAACACCGCCCCGGGCCGCGGCGAGGTGCCGCTGATCGTGACGATCGCGAGCTGGGTCTTGTCGCCGAGTTCGGCCAGAAACACCGTGACAAACGTGGAGGCCAGCAGGGCAAGATCCATCGGGCTTCAGGAGAGGGGGGGCAGGCTCGGAGCGGGGGCCACCAGGTGGAGCACCGCCTGCCGGCCCAGCCACAACCCCAGGGCCACCATCAGCCCGCCGGCCAGCCGTTCCAGTTGCTGGGCCGGCATCACCCGGGCCAGCCAGCGCCCCAGCAGCACCCCCACGAGGCTGGAGCAGATCAGGGCCAGTGAGGCCCCCAGAAACACCTGCAGCGGGCGGCCCGACTGGGCCGAGAGCAGCAGGGCGGCCAGCTGGGTCTTGTCGCCGAGTTCGGCCAGGAACACGGTGGTGAAGGTGGTGATGAACGCCACCCCCCAGCTGCTCCGTTCGGTCGCTGGGTGAGCGCTGCCCTGGCTGTCGCTGCTCATGGCCGCCGCCGGATCGTCCGCAGAAATCGACGCATCACCTTGTCACGGCCCCCGTATTCCGAGCGGATCTGTTCCAGGCAACAGGCGATGGCCATGGCACCAGGTTCGGCCTGGGCCGCGCCGTCAGCACCATCCATCAGGCCACCGAAGAGGGGCACCAGGGTGCTGACGTGGCAGAAATCAGGCCGCTCCTCGTAAATCCGGCAACGACGCCCGCCCGTGTCGTAATGGATGCACCAGCCATCGGCTCCCACCATGGAGAGGTAGCGGGTCTGCTGGTCTGGGCTGAGGGCGGCGATGGCCTCGGGCCGCAGGGCGGGATCGAGGCGGCAACAGGCGCCGCAGCCCTGAATGCATTGCCAGTGCCGCTGCTGCCGTGATGCCATGGCTTCCCCGAACGGGCATCGCCAACGGATTGGCCCCGCTCGACCCTATCCAAAGCGCCGTCATGGCGCCGGCCCGGCCAGAGCAGGCCCTGTGACAACCAGTCACAGCCTCCGAGGCGCCCTGAGAGATCAAGGGAGAGGCGAGTAGAATCCCGCGCATTCCCTATCCAGCGCCGGTTGCCATGGGCATCGACTTTCACCTGATTGCCAACTTCGGTGCCCTGGCTCTGATCACCCTGGCTGGCCCCGCCGTGATCTTCATCCTCTTCTACCGCCGCGGCGCCCTCTGAGCGTCCTTCTTGGCTTCGCCGTCCAGGTCGGCGAGGGCGTGATAGATGGGCCTTGACTCCAGCCTGCGTCCTGCATAGGCCCCCAGCACGGCGCTGAGCAGGATCCCGAACAGCAGCTGCTGGTCACCGGCCAGCCGCAGCGAAAACAGCACGGTCATCATCGGCAGCTGGGTCGCACCGGCCAGCCCCGCGGCCATGCCGAGGGCCACGCCCACCTGGGCGCTGGATCCCAACAGGGCCAGCACACCGCTGCCGAACACCGCCCCGATGGTCAGGGCTGGATCGATCAGGCCGCCAGGCACCCCGGCCCCCAGGGCCAGAAGCGGGGCCAGCAGCCGTGACGCCAGCACCAGCAGCCAGCCCATCTGGCCGAGGGGTGAGCCTGGAACAGGCAGCGGACCGCGCTCCACCAGCAGCTGGCCCATCAGGGCCTCCCCATCGCCGCCACTCCAACCGCCGCTGCCCAGCGCCATCAGGGCCAGCCCGCCTCCGAGCGCCAGGCCCCAGCGCCAGGGCTGGCTGCGCACCCGCGGTTGCAGCCAGCCGCTGACGTTGAGCAGCAGGCGTGCAAACAGGCCGCCAAGCAGGCCGCCGCCCACCCCGATCGGCACGGCCAGAGCCAGCTGCTGCCACTCGGGCATGTTGACGTCCAGCAGCCCCAGGGGGAACAGCGGAATGCCGCTGAGGTTGCTGATCAGGGCGGCTGCCGAGCAGGTCACCAGCGCAGGCCACACCAGCGAACTGCTGTAGCGGCCAACGAGCTCCTCCATCACGAACAGGGTGCCCATCAACGGGCTGTTGAAGCCCCCGGCCAGGCCGGCTCCAGCCCCGATCGCCATCAGGTCGCGGGTCGGTACCCCCTTGAACAGGCGCGGAAAGCGCCGCTGCAGAAACTCGGCCACGGCGGCACCGAGGTGCACTACGGGGCCCTCGCGCCCGAGGGGCATCAGCGCCAGGCTGGCGGCTGTCCAGAGCCCGATGCGTGCCACGGTGGGGCTGGCTCCCAGCAGCTTCTCGGCCCGCTCGGGATGCTCCAGGCTGCGAAGCGTCTGGGGGATGCCAGAGCCTGCGCCATGGGCCAGGCGCCGGGCCTGCAGGGCCAGCAGCAGGGGCATCACCAGCACAGGCGCCGCCGCAATGGCGATCGTGAGGGGCGTCCAGCCAGCTCCGGTGAAGGCCGGCAGTTTCTGCTGCAGGAAGGCCTGGGCCATGTCCACCAGATTCAGGGGCAGACAGGTCAGCCCCACGGCCACCCCCACCAGGAGCAACCGGGCCAGGCTGCCCAGGTCGTGGCGGTGCAGGGGCAGGCGGGACATCAGGCGGCGAGACCGAGGGCCAGGGCCGCATCCTGAAGCAGGGCGCGGAGATAGGGGTGTTCAGGCGTGCTGCTGCTGAGCAGTTCCTCCCCGGCGGCGTTGCGCACCACGACGCCATTCCCCTGGCGGCGGCACCAGTAGGAGCGCCCGCAGCGCTGCAGGCGCACCTCCCCCTGGCTCTCGGGGTCGCCGCAGCCCCTCAGGCCCACCAGTTCCAGTTGGAGCCGCTCCTGGCCCTGCCAGCGATCCAGCCGCAGCCGGTAGGCCACATCCACCCAGGCGGGCAGGTCGGCCGATCCCTGCCAGCGCCAGCCCATGGCGCGCAGGCTGCAGTCACCCTGACGCAGCTCCAGCTGCAGGTGGCCGCCCCGCAGCAGCTTCTGCTGGCTGACGCGGCAGGCCGAGCTCCAGTACACCGGCTGGGGATGGCCGATGCCGAAGGGCTCCAGCCGTTGCTGCTGGTGCAGGAAGTCGCGGTCGATCTGCTCCAGGCGGAGCAGCACCTCGGGTTCCACCGGGTGGCCGCCGCCCTGGATCTCCAGCCAGGCGCGGGCCAGGCCGTTGAGCCGCTCCTGCAGGGCCGCCACGTGCTGGGCGCGCACCGTGAAGCCCCCTGCTGCCGGGTGGCCGCCATGGCGCTCCAGCAGGTCGGCGCAGTGGCTGAGGGCCTGGTCCACGGCAAAG is a genomic window of Cyanobium sp. NS01 containing:
- a CDS encoding TMEM165/GDT1 family protein yields the protein MSSDSQGSAHPATERSSWGVAFITTFTTVFLAELGDKTQLAALLLSAQSGRPLQVFLGASLALICSSLVGVLLGRWLARVMPAQQLERLAGGLMVALGLWLGRQAVLHLVAPAPSLPPLS
- a CDS encoding YkgJ family cysteine cluster protein, with amino-acid sequence MASRQQRHWQCIQGCGACCRLDPALRPEAIAALSPDQQTRYLSMVGADGWCIHYDTGGRRCRIYEERPDFCHVSTLVPLFGGLMDGADGAAQAEPGAMAIACCLEQIRSEYGGRDKVMRRFLRTIRRRP
- a CDS encoding TMEM165/GDT1 family protein → MDLALLASTFVTVFLAELGDKTQLAIVTISGTSPRPGAVFAGSSSALVLASLLGAGAGGSLSAVIPTDTLQLAASVGFLVLGVRLLLMAAAEEEHAQAISVGGTDPALAPDAQGPPSDQDASS
- the psb30 gene encoding photosystem II reaction center protein Ycf12/Psb30, with protein sequence MGIDFHLIANFGALALITLAGPAVIFILFYRRGAL
- a CDS encoding chloride channel protein, whose product is MSRLPLHRHDLGSLARLLLVGVAVGLTCLPLNLVDMAQAFLQQKLPAFTGAGWTPLTIAIAAAPVLVMPLLLALQARRLAHGAGSGIPQTLRSLEHPERAEKLLGASPTVARIGLWTAASLALMPLGREGPVVHLGAAVAEFLQRRFPRLFKGVPTRDLMAIGAGAGLAGGFNSPLMGTLFVMEELVGRYSSSLVWPALVTCSAAALISNLSGIPLFPLGLLDVNMPEWQQLALAVPIGVGGGLLGGLFARLLLNVSGWLQPRVRSQPWRWGLALGGGLALMALGSGGWSGGDGEALMGQLLVERGPLPVPGSPLGQMGWLLVLASRLLAPLLALGAGVPGGLIDPALTIGAVFGSGVLALLGSSAQVGVALGMAAGLAGATQLPMMTVLFSLRLAGDQQLLFGILLSAVLGAYAGRRLESRPIYHALADLDGEAKKDAQRAPRR